The DNA sequence CGCATGGACGATGCTTGGCCTGATCTTAGACCCCGGGACAGACCTTCTGATCAGGATCTGCAGAAATGCTTTCGGGCTGAAAGGCAGCAGCGGCCATAAATATGGCGTGTTCAGCGACCTGATGCTTGCCAGGAGGAGGATGAACACTGTTATGCTGATAATGAAGCCCGGTGTATGGAAGAGTGCCACGGCAATCAGCATGGCAAGCCTTGCCATCTTATTGGCTATACTGAGTTCATAGCTTGGGGTTGAAAAGGTTCCTATAGAAGCAACAGCCACATAGAGAATGACCTCCGGCACAAACAGCCCGACATCGATGGCAATTTGTCCGATCAGGACGGCTGCTATCAATCCCATTGCCGTTGAAAGAGGTGTGGGCGTATGGATGGCAGCAATCCTCAGGAACTCAATGCCAATATCCGCCAAGAAGATTTGTATGACAATAGGTATATTTGTCTTCTCATTCGGGCCGATGAACTTGATGGCATCCGGCAGCAATTGCGGCTCCAGAGTAAATAAGAACCATAATGGCAGCAGGAATAGTGAGGCGAGCACTCCGATGAAGCGGATCCAGCGGATGAATGTGCCGACTGCCGGCGACTGTCTGTATTCCTCAGCATGCTGCAGATGGTGGAAAAAGGTTGTCGGCGTGATGATCACACTTGGCGACGTATCAACGAAAATCAGGACATGCCCTTCCAGCAGATGGGTTGCACCTACATCGGCCCTTTCTGTATAACGGACGAGCGGATATGGATTATAGCCTTGCTTTAAGAGAAATTCTTCAACCGTTTTATCCGCCATTGTCAGTCCGTCGATATCAATCGATTGAATTTCCTGCCTGACCACTTCAATCAGATCTGTACTGGCGACATCCTTAATATAAGCAATCGCTATATCGGTTTTCGAGCGCTCCCCTATCCGCATGATTTCAAAGCGGAGCCGCTCATCCCTGATCCGCCTTCTGGTCAGGGCGGTATTAACAATAATATTTTCTACATATCCATCCCTTGACCCCCGCACAACTTTCTCTGTATCGGGCTCCTCCGGTGTTCTGCCGGGATAGCTTCTGACATCGACAACAAGTCCCGTCGTCTCCCCTTCAACCAGTATAACAATCAGGCCGGACAGCACCTGGTCAACCAGTTCGTCCATTGTTTCAATCGGCTGCACCGACTGATTGACAATGCGGTTTTTCACGATATTGAAAACATTTGAGGACAGTTTCTCGTGATCATTGATTTCCACGAGCTCTTCAAGGATTTGGGTGATAAAAGAAGTATCGCATAATCCATTTACATAATAAATCTGGATTTCTTTCTTCAGGATCTGCAGCTTCCTGACACCCAGGTCAAAGCTGACGCCAAGCCCGATGCGCTCTTTCATGAAGTCTTCGTTTCTGCCGGGTGATTCTGAAATAGAGGTTTTGTTTTTCTTTTTAGTTTCCGCCATAAAATCCGCTCCTTTCCAGAATGAGTTCCACTGCCTTTTTGGTGATGGGAGAGCCTTTTTCATAATGATCTCTTCGTGACATCTTGCCGATATCGCCGATTCCGACAATCAGCGGGACATCCAATTCGTCGAGGCAGTAGACTGTATCCCCGTTCATTTTTCCAATTTCCATTTCAGGGACACCAAGCTTGTCAACACCATACGGAGTAAGCTCACCGTACCTGTCGACACATACATCCACATGCGTCCATTCCGCCTGCCTTGTTTTTGAAGCAACTGCTATTACACCGAGCACCTCAATGTCTTCATGCCTTGCCACATATTTAAGGGCCGTTTCACCAAGCCCTTCGCCGACATAGCCGGAGTCATCAAACATGACAAGTACAGGGTCATTGGGGGCTTTCTTGATCATCTTCACGATATCAGGTCCTGACAAAACAGATGGATTCCCGTGGGACATAGAGATGCATCTGCCGCCAATATCCTTCGCTACATGCTCGGCAGTCCTTCTTGCATACTCATCGCCATCTGTAATCAGTATGACTTTCCTGCGTTCATCCATTGCTTTGATGTCCTTTCGCTTTACATAGTCAGTCTACAAAATACATCCAGTGAAACAGCGATCCAAATACTTTCCCGAATACGATGGCCATCAGCAGAACAACTATTTTGCCGTCAATCCCAAGCCTTTTGGCCAGCAGCGGCAGGACGTTAAGCACTTCTGTAAGTGCTGCCGCCACCATCCCCACAAAAATCCCGCCTGCCAGACCGAAAAGAACAAGGATAAATCCCGGAAAGTAAAGCCGCGGGTCCTGAAGGCTTGCAGATGTTCCTGCAACCGCCCCGATTACAACTGCCCATTCATAGTGATGGATCATTTTCATTGTCTTTGACAGCTGGGTCAGCCTTGGAATGATCCCCAGCACAGTCAGAAACGCAACAAATCCTGCCCCCACAGAGACGCCCCCCGCAAATCCCAGGAAAATGACGATAATGATGCTAATGGTCATCAAGGTTCTTCATGCTTTCTTTATTTTCATGCATGATGACATACCGGTCGAGATCCTGCTGGTAATTGAACATTTCAACCTCCAGCGGGCTGGGCTCCTCATTGAGCCTTTTTTTGAAAACATGATTAAAGAAAATGATCATGCCAAGTCCAAGGCCAAGAGAATAGGGAATTTGGAACAGCAGGGGCTTTTTCTCCACTTTTCCGGTGATGATTGTATAAATCCGCTGATGCACTGTCTGCATGCTGACGTCTTCATGAAAATTCATGATTGTCAGTGCGGCACCAAAAAACAGCAAAAACCAGATTAGCAGGAAAAACGCTGTGGATGCTTTTTTCTTTTTATAGATCACCTCAATGATCGTCTGGGAGGGACCGACAGCCTGTATATCGAGCTGCAGCTTTTCTGCGGCAATGGCCTGGATCACCTGGACAATGTCAATGACAATGATATTCCGGTCATGATCTGAAACGTGATGGATGGAAAGATTCCCTAACCGTTCATAAAGTGTTTCATCTGCAATAATCAAGGCAATGTCCTTTAGCTGGACGGAAGCCTGCGGACGCACTTGAATACGGTTCCTGAGCCGGACATAAACCGTTTTTTCCATTATGATCACTTCCCAAACAGTGTTTTCCTTGTATAAATAGTATTCGTAATAAAATTCCAATCATGTCGACCAAAAATTGGGGATAATGGAAAGCCGCTCTGGACTGCCCGGGAATCAGTACACAAAAAAGACCGGATGGATTCACATATCCATCCGGTCTTTCATCTGCTGCAGGATTTTCTTCTCGAGCCGGGAGACCTGCACCTGTGATATTCCCAGCCTTGCTGCCACTTCAGACTGTGTCTGATCTTTATAATATCTGAGATAAACAATCAGCCTTTCCCGCTCATCCAGCTCGCGGATTGCCTCTTTGAGGGCTATCTGGTCAAACCACTTGCCATCATTGCCATCATCGATCTGATCCAGCAGTGTGATAGGGTCGCCGTCGTTTTCATATACAGTTTCATGAATGGAGGATGGCGTCCTGCCTGCTTCCTGGGCAAGGATGATATCCTCAGGAGGGATTTCCAGATAAGCGGAAAGCTCTGTTACAGTCGGAATCCTTCCAAAAGTCTTGGTCAGCTCGTCTTTTGCCTTGCGGATTTTATTTCCCATTTCCTTCAGGGAGCGGCTCACCTTCACAGTTCCATCATCCCGGATGAAACGCTGTATCTCCCCGATGATCATAGGAACGGCATAGGTTGAAAACTTTACATCATAGCTCAGATCAAATTTATCAACCGACTTCAAGAGGCCGATGCAGCCGATCTGGAATAAATCATCCGGCTCATATCCTCTGTTGAGAAAACGCTGGACCACTGACCAGACCAGCCTCATGTTTTTCTGGACAATCGTGTCCCGTGCCCCCTGGTCTCCTGCCTGGCTTTTTTGTATGAGCTCTTTTACCTCGTGATCCTTGAGATACGTCTGGGTCTTATCTGTCTTTACCTCCACATCCATAGCATGACTCCCTTAATTGCATAGCATTTTACTGTTTGATAAATGCTTCCTTAAACGGATTTCGGTGCCTTCTCCTGGGTGTGAGCGAACTTCTATCTCATCCATGAAATTTTCCATGATTGTAAAGCCCATGCCGGAACGTTCCAGCTCTGGTTTGGTTGTAAACAGCGGCTGCCTGGCCTCTTCCACATCCCCGATCCCGAGCCCTTCATCTCTGATTGTCATATCAACGAAGCCGTCCTCAATACTGACAGAAATATAGACAATCCCTTTACTGTCATGGTTATAGCCATGGATGATCGAGTTGGTAACTGCCTCTGATACGACCGTCTTGATTTCAGTCAGTTCATCCATTGTCGGATCAAGCTGGGCGATGAAAGCCGCGACGGTCACCCGGGCAAAGGACTCATTCTGGCTCAAAGCGCTGAATTGCAGATTCATTTCATTTTTCATTGTCAGGCAACCCCCAATCGCTGAAGTGCAAATTCTTCAGTCGGCTCAAGACGGATGATTTTAAACAGCCCGGACATATCGAATAGCCTCTGTACCGCCGGTGAAATGGCACAGACGACCATCTCGCCGTGAAGCTGCTTAATTTGCTTATACCTGCCCAGGATCACTCCAAGGCCTGAGCTGTCCATAAAGGATAATTGCTCCAGATTGAGGACAATGTGGCGGATCCCATAAGACTCTATGGCGTTTGTTGCCTTTTCCCTTAATTCATCTGCCGAATGGTGGTCCAATTCTCCGCTTAAGCGAATGCACAGCACATCATTTTTTACTTCCAATCCAATCATCAGACTCATGACTGATAGCCTCCTTCTCTGCTGCCGGAACCATTTACAGATCCGGCCGGCTGTCCATGCCTCATCTCCTGCATGGATCAAGCCTTTCTAGAGAGTCAATTTCGCTGAAGGAGGCCCTTATTCCTTCCTGAAGGCAAAACTAGTGCGGTTTCGCTAAATTTTCCTTGATGCACCTTTTTTTCGACATCAATTTGATTTCGTGAAAATGCCGAGAGCCCGTTTATAGAGCGTCCACCAGCCTGCCTCTTTCACTTCGCTTTTGGCCACCAGCGGGCTTTCCACGATTGTCTTCCCATCTTTTTCAACTTTCAGCGTACCAATTTGATCGCCTTTAGCTATTGGGGCTTTCAGGTCTTTTTTCAGGACGACGGTTTTCTTGACTGCCTTTGTGTCTTCGCCTTTTTTCGTCAGCAGTGAGATCGGCTCGCTCGTCAGAGCTTCGACCTGCTTTATCTCGCCTTTGCTGACTTTGGCAGAACCTAAAGCTTCATTCCGCTTATACATTGGATGTGTCTCATACTGGCTGAAAGCATAATCCAGCATCTTGGTTACCTGAGCATTTCTTTCTTTCGATGTCGGAGCACCAAAGACAACTGCGATTACCCTCATCCCGTTTTTCTCAGCTGTAGCCGTCAGGCAATATTTCGCTTCATTTGTAAAGCCTGTCTTCAATCCGTCGACTCCCGGATAGAAGCGGACCAGCCTGTTTGTATTGACCAGCCAGAATTTCTTGTCGGTATCTTCCCTTAAATAAGCTTCATATGTTCCTGTAAACTTGGTTATGCCTTCATATTTCAGCAGTTCCTTTGCCATAAGTGCCATATCATGGGCTGTGCTGTAGTGTTCGGTTACAGGCAGGCCTGTTGCATTCTTGAAAATCGTGTCCTTCAAGCCAAGGTCTTTGGCTTTTTTATTCATCAGCTTGACGAATTCTTCTTCTGAACCGGCGAGCCTCTCAGCCATGGCAACAGATGCATCATTTCCTGATCCGATGGCAATCCCCTTCAGCATCTGTTCTGTTGTCATTTCTTCGCCCGGTTCCAGGAATATTTGCGAGCCGCCCATGGATGCTGCATATTCACTCGCCCTGATCTTTTCATCCATGGAAAGCTTGCCCTTATCAATCGCTTCCATGATCAAAAGCATGGTCATGATCTTAGTCATGCTTGCTGGAGGCAGCTGTTCATTGCTGTTCTGCTCATATAAAACAGCCCCGGTATCCCGCTCAATCAAGATCGCCGATTTTACGTTGTCAACCAGCTTGACGCCGCTTTCTTCGGCTAAGGCTGCCGGTGCCATCATTGCTGATAGTAAAACAAACACCATTATAGAAACGATTCGCTTCATCACATAACCCTCCATTCTTTATAGCCTCCATTTTTTCCAAAGGAGACAAATTTATACAATAAATTGGCAGAGGTACGGTTTTTATTTTACATGAGCCGTTTCAGATGGGTTTGAGAATTTAAGAGCTTGTATAATGGAGGGATTGCCCGAGAGCTGGAGAGGCTGCTTTCACTTATTTTCGGAGTGCTCTAAGGGGACCGGAAAGCACGCGGGAGTCAAGGCATAAAAAAGCTGCATCCTGAAGGGATGCAGCTTTTTTATACAATGTTATTCAGTAATTTCTTCATGCACCAGTACAGGGGCATCTACTTTGGAAGCCGTGATTTTGATGCTGCTGTACAGGCGTTCTTTGACTTCTTCAACGTTTTCGAAATTGCTGTAGATGGTGGCAAGTGATTCTCCTTTTGAGACAGTGTCGCCGATCTTCTTGCGGAGCATGAGCCCGACGGCAAGATCGATTTCCGATTCTTTAGTTGCCCTTCCTGCACCAAGGACCATGGCAGCCGTTCCCACTGCGTCAGCGACAATTTCTGAAACATAGCCATCTTCTTTTGCTTCAAGTTCATAAACAAATTTGGCCTGCGGCAAACGGGAAGGATCATCTACAACAGAAGCGTCCCCTCCCTGTGAGCTGAGGAAGGTTTTCATTGCTTCAAGGGCGGATCCGTCCTTGATTGCCTGTTCCAGCATTTCTCGTGCCTGTGCCGGGGTTTCTGCCTTTTCAGCCAGCACCACCATATGGCTGCCTAGTACAAGGCACAGCTCAGTCAGATCTTCCGGTCCTTCGCCTTTTAATGTGTCGATCGCTTCTTTCACTTCCAAGGCATTGCCGATGGCAAAGCCAAGCGGCTGGCTCATGTCTGAAATGACTGCCATTGTCTTGCGGCCGACATTGTTCCCGATCCTTACCATTGCTTTTGCAAGCTCTCTGGAATCATCCAGCGTCTTCATGAAGGCGCCAGCCCCCGTTTTCACATCAAGGACAATGGCATCTGCGCCTGCAGCAATCTTTTTGCTCATGATGGAGCTGGCAATGAGCGGGATGCTGTCAACCGTTGCTGTTACATCGCGGAGGGCATATAATTTTTTATCCGCCGGCGTGAGGTTTCCACTTTGTCCGATGACGGCAATTTTGTTCTGATTGACCAGCTTGATGAACTCTTCGTTTTCTATCTCTACATGGAAGCCTTCAACCGCCTCCAGCTTATCGATGGTACCGCCTGTATGGCCAAGGCCGCGGCCGGACATTTTAGCGACCGGGACACCGACAGCCGCTACAAGAGGGCCGAGCACCAGCGTAGTTGTATCGCCGACTCCCCCTGTGGAATGCTTGTCGACTTTAATGCCTTCGATTTTTGACAGATCGATTTTATCGCCTGATTCTACCATGCTCATCGTCAGGTCGGCTCTCTCACTTTCTGTCATGCCCTGGAAAAAGATAGCCATCGTTAAAGCACTGATCTGATAGTCAGGAATTGCACCGTCAGTATAGCCTTTTATTATGAATTGGATTTCTTCCGAAGACAGCTCTTTGCCGTCGCGTTTCTTTTCTATTAAGTCAACCATTCTCATTTTTCGTCACCACTTTTTCTTTATTTAAGCACCAAACTGGCGTACAAGCTCTTTCACATAAGAGAGGAAGTTCGCCTTCACTTTTTCAGTCGTTTCAATGACTTCTTCATGGTTTAAAGGCTGATCCAGTATGCCTGCTGCCATATTGGAAATGCAGGAAATACCCAGTACTTTCAGGCCTGCATGCCTGGCCACGATTACCTCAGGTACCGTCGACATGCCGACTGCGTCACCGCCCATAGTGCGGAGCATCCTCACTTCTGCAGGCGTTTCATATGTAGGGCCGGTATTGCCAACATATACACCTTCCTGGATGCTGATATTCAGCTTGCCTGCAATCTCTCTTGCCTGCTGGCGCAGATCCCTGGAGTATGCTTCCGACATATCAGGAAAACGGACGCCAAGCTTGGAGTCATTAGGTCCAATCAGAGGATTGCTTCCCATATTGTTGATATGGTCCGAGATAAGCATTAAATCTCCTGGTGCAAAGCTTTCATTAACACCGCCGGCAGCGTTTGTCACGATCAGGATTTCCACTCCGAGCTCCTTCATGACTCTTACAGGGAAAGTGACCTTGTCGAAGCTGTAGCCTTCATAATAGTGGAAGCGCCCTTGCATAGCCACAGCCTGTACACCGTTCAGAAGGCCGAATACAAGCTGGCCTGCATGCCCTTCAACTGTTGAAACAGGGAAATCAGGAATTTCATTATAAGGTATTTTCACTGGCTGTTCGATTTCATCTGCCAGAACGCCGAGCCCGGAGCCAAGAATCAAACCGATTTTAGGCGTTTCTCCATACTTTTCTTTTAAAAATTGTGCTGCATTTTGAATTTTTCCGTAGTCCATTTTATAATCCCCTTTTTATCAGACAGTACTGAGCGGATAACCGGCCGCAGCCATCGCCTGCCAATCTCCTTCTATGGCTCAGCTTGTCAGTTGTTTAAAATATGACCCGGGCTTACAATTCACCCAGAAAGCTTTTTCCGAATTTTGGCGCGGCCACAGCAAAGTTTTCCGCTACAGTAGCGCCGATATCGGCGAATGTCTGCCTGATTGGCAGCTCTTTTCCGACCGCCATGCCCTTAGAATAAGCCAATAATGGGACATATTCACGTGTATGGTCTGTCCCGGGGTATACCGGGTCATTCCCGTGGTCAGCCGTAATGATGAGCAGATCATCTTCCTTCAGCTTATCAAACACTTCCGGAAGGCGGGCATCATATTCTTCCAGCGCTTTCCCGTAGCCCTCCGGGTCCCGTCTATGTCCGAAAAGGGCATCAAAGTCCACAAGATTCAAGAAGCTCAAGCCTGTGAAATCCATACCCATCGTTTCGAGGAGCTTATCCATCCCGTCCATGTTAGAGACAGTGCGCAGTGACTTTGTCACACCTTCGCCGTCATAGATGTCGGAAATCTTTCCGATGGCCAGTACATCCAGTCCGCCGTCCTTCAGCTCATTCATGACCGTCCTGTCAAATGGCTTCAGGGCATAATCATGCCTGTTCGCTGTCCGCTTGAATGCACCAGGCTGTCCGATGAAAGGACGTGCTATCACTCTTCCAACCATGTATTTCTCATCAAGTGTCAGTTCCCTGGCGATTTTACAGATCGTGTACAGCTCATCAATCGGCACAATCTCTTCATGGGCTGCAATCTGAAGGACCGAGTCAGCTGAGGTATACACAATCAGGGCTCCTGTCTTCATATGCTCTTCCCCAAGCTCATCAAGGATCTCAGTGCCGCTTGCCGGCTTGTTCCCGATGATTTTTCTGCCTGTGCGGGCTTCAAGCTCTGACAAAAGCTCATCCGGGAAGCCGTCCGGGAATACCCTGAACGGTGTCTCGATATTCAGCCCCATGATCTCCCAATGCCCTGTCATGGTGTCTTTTCCGTTTGATGCTTCCTGCATCTTTGTATAAGAAGCGAGCGGCTTCTCTGCTTTTTCAATACCTTTGATTTCTTTGATATTGCTGAGGCCCAGCCGGCCCATGTTCGGCATGTTCAGCCCGTTCATCCTTTCAGCGATATGGCCAAGCGTATCAGATCCCTTGTCGCCGAAGCGCTCAGCATCCGCTGCCTCGCCAATTCCCACCGAATCCATAACAATTAGAAAGATTCTTTTATATGTATGCGAATTCATGTGCTCTCCTCCTAAACATGTACACGTTTTCAATTTATTTTACAAATATATGTTACCCTTTTTCAAAAGTATTAACCTGCGAGAGGTTTAGAATCGTCAGAAGTCTGACATCTATATTCTACAAAACAAATAACCTAAAAAACAAGAAAAAACTGCTTTATATTCAGCAGTTTTATCAGATTTATTTTTTTGCAGATTTAAAAACTCCAGTTTTATCAGGCACGGGGATGAAATTTTGAATATACATCCTTCAGCCTTGTTTTCGTGACATGGGTATAAATCTGGGTTGTTGATATATCCGCATGACCGAGCATCTCCTGTACTGCCCGCAAATCTGCTCCATTTTCCAGCAGATGGGTGGCAAAAGAATGCCTTAGAGTATGAGGGGTAAGCTCTTTTTCAATGCCCGCATCGCCTGCAAGCTTTTTCAGTATTTTCCAGAACCCCTGGCGGGTCAGCTGCCTTCCATGATGGTTCAGGAATAATGTATCATCTCTGCGGCTTTTCGAAACAAAATTCGGCCTTCCATGCAGAAGATATCTTTCAATTGCTTCTGAAGCTGTTTTCCCAATCGGAATGATTCTTTCTTTATTTCCTTTCCCGATGCAGCGGACAAAGCCCATTGTCAGATGGACATCGCCTATCTGCAGTCCGATCAGTTCACTGACCCTGATTCCTGTTGCATACAGGAGCTCAAGCATCGCTTTGTCGCGGAGGCTGTAATGGCTCGAGTCTGAGGGCGATTCCAGGAGGGTTTCCACTTCTGCCATGCTCAGGACCTTTGGAAGGCTTCTTTCCTGCTGCGGCGACTCAATATGTACAGATGGATCATTTTCGCATACCTTCTCCCTGAGCAGGAACTGATGGAAGGCACGGATGGAAGCGATATGCCTGGCAAGGGTCTTGGCAGATTTCCCCTGTTCCTTCAGCTTTTTCAGGAACTGGACGATATGGACCCTTTGGACTTCATTCAAACTGGCAAGCCCTTCGCTTTTCACAATGAATTTAAGATAATTTTTCAAATCCCGTTCATAAGAGACAATTGTATTGTTGGCAAGTCCCTTTTCAATCAATAAAAAGTGAACAAAATCTTTCAGCCTGTCTTCCATTTATGCATTACTCCCCATTGTGGTAAAACAGAATCAGTCTGTCAAACCAGTCGGTTTCATCAGAAACTGCATCACCAGATACCCTGACGGCGCTGCCTTCCGGCTCATCATAACGGTGATAGCTCTGATATTCTTCATTTAACCATAAAAGCCCATAATAAAAAAGGATTGTACATCCCGTAAACAGGACAAATACCTTCAATGTTTTAAACGTCATAATCATCCAGGATCTCATCATTCTTCCTCCAGCTGCATTCTATAATAAAAGATATGCCAAGCTGGACAAGATTTATACCTTCCCGGCTAAAGCTTTTGGCATTTCCGGCTTTTTTTCGGAGAATAATAAAAACCTTTTCCGGTTTAAAGAAAAGGTTCCAGTCAATCAGCCTCATCGGCGCTTTCTTCTTTATCCTGGCAGCGGTAGCAGATGCCATGAAATGTCAGGCGGTGATCTTTGATCTTAAAGTTCCAGTCACGCTCAACTATCGCTTCGACATCCTCCAGAAGGTCATCCTGGATCTCATCTACTGCCCCGCATTCTATGCATACTAAATGGTGGTGGAAATGGGCGGCGCCTTCCTGCCTCAGGTCATAGCGGGAAACTCCATCACCAAAATTGATTTTATCGACAATTTTCAGTTCCGTTAACAGCTCCAGTGTGCGATAAACGGTCGCCAGTCCTATCTCAGGCGACTTCTCTTTGACAAGGAGGTATACATCTTCCGCGCTCAGATGATCTTCTTCATTCTCCAGCAGCACACGGACTGTTGCTTCACGCTGCGGTGTTAATTTATAGCTTGACGAATGCAGCTGTTTTTTAATTCTATCTATTCTGGTCTCCATCCCGTAAAGTCCCTCCCTCGCACTGTCAGTTCTCATTATAACAGATAGGGAGATGTTTTCAAAATAAAATCATTATAAATAAGAAGATACAATTATTATAATAAAATATATTCATTCTTATATTATAATCACTATAAAATAAGCAATCAAGGCTTTATACTGCTGACAACCGATTTCATCAAAGCCGGGGAAAGATAGGCTTCTATGCCGGCAGCCACTGATAATAATAGAACTGCCGCGCAGAACACCGCCAGGTACCTTCCAAACATCGGCACGACCGGCTGGCCGAGATTTTTCATAAATTGCCTCCTGATCATCTTTAAAGACAGAGCCACTGTCATCGCTGCGGTGATGATAAAGATCGGAATGATGATGATATTCTGCGGCATAACTGATACAAAGGAAAGCAGGAAC is a window from the Bacillus infantis NRRL B-14911 genome containing:
- a CDS encoding YqzK family protein, producing the protein MRSWMIMTFKTLKVFVLFTGCTILFYYGLLWLNEEYQSYHRYDEPEGSAVRVSGDAVSDETDWFDRLILFYHNGE
- the fur gene encoding ferric iron uptake transcriptional regulator — encoded protein: METRIDRIKKQLHSSSYKLTPQREATVRVLLENEEDHLSAEDVYLLVKEKSPEIGLATVYRTLELLTELKIVDKINFGDGVSRYDLRQEGAAHFHHHLVCIECGAVDEIQDDLLEDVEAIVERDWNFKIKDHRLTFHGICYRCQDKEESADEAD
- the xerD gene encoding site-specific tyrosine recombinase XerD, with amino-acid sequence MEDRLKDFVHFLLIEKGLANNTIVSYERDLKNYLKFIVKSEGLASLNEVQRVHIVQFLKKLKEQGKSAKTLARHIASIRAFHQFLLREKVCENDPSVHIESPQQERSLPKVLSMAEVETLLESPSDSSHYSLRDKAMLELLYATGIRVSELIGLQIGDVHLTMGFVRCIGKGNKERIIPIGKTASEAIERYLLHGRPNFVSKSRRDDTLFLNHHGRQLTRQGFWKILKKLAGDAGIEKELTPHTLRHSFATHLLENGADLRAVQEMLGHADISTTQIYTHVTKTRLKDVYSKFHPRA